acattcaccacatacatggggtttctctccagtatgaattcgctgatgacccgtaagaccatccttcctgagaaaggcttttccacattgaccacatacatgggatttctctccagtatgagtttgctgatgaacagtaagcatacacttcctgataaaagcttttccacattcaccacatatgtggggtttctctccagtatgagttcgccgatGAAAAGTGAGAGAACTCTTCTggttaaagcctttgccacattcacaacATACATGGGGCTTCTCTCCAGTataagtttgctgatgagcagtgagatcactcttcctggtgaagcctttcccatattcactgcatacataggacatgCCTGCCACATGagattcctgatgtcccttgaggtatgacacACTGTggaaagttttcccacattgcaaacatttatatagcttttgtcctttgtgacttttttgataatgctcattgagtttgaacactttCTTGAGTTTTTGCCCACGCTGACTGCATTCAGAGTCCTCGATGGAGGTTGTCCCACATTTACCGCCTGCGTGTGGTTTCTCAAGTTCATCaaactcctgatgctgaatgcattgtgacttcatgagcctgggtggttcacactcagcgAATTTTctttcagtacaaaattgctcttgttcaatgtggagaaaagttttctcatcttcactgagcacaactgacttctgtattttgttgcttctgttctgatttaattctagaatgattaaatctgattttacaattttttcatgtAATTCAAACATCTCGTAagcttcctttggaggaaaattatttttatgctgagaataggtattaaatttatagcattgttctattctgtccatgcatctttcacattgtaagtgctcaagcaaatgatcatcatcttcctggattcctataaaagaacagaacagaacattgacTATTTTCAACATATTGGTTTACAATACAGCCCTTAAAATAcgcattgatacaaagtagatctttagtgacaaccctcttatatgaatataaataaaacactatgcttaatgtttattgcccattgaacaaaatacaaacatgtaaacaatccaaatgataaaaatagttattatagaaatcaggttggatatgaaagtgataaatggacacagatttgatatttgcttaaagatGTACATGAATACATaaaacaaacataacagaaggaagacatgagaccaagagaccacaggagtgataagacttgctaattccagttggtagaggtTAGATGTATTCATTGCAtcaatctaactgaaaaacaattaAGTACTAGACAAAATTGGGAATGTGAAACATGCTGAatattctacttgggagaaaaccatttttacaggtatatatgaaaaggATTATGGaacagaaacacattctttatgtttatggagcctgtattctagctcacagcactcatcttacagtgctgtcctgtggtggcgtgcaggttgctgtgatgccagaagcactgccacccagtgtttcaaagacaagcagggccatccatggtgcacaggtcttagtggaatctccagaaatagggactgcgaggaagacctggtgatcatacatggacccctcaggtttgatggcaatgaaataacactgaggaaatactaaatcctcaaagtacagtcaacagtaatgatgtggatggaggaagagctttggggaccttcagtgcttgacatggcataactgaaaatgagaaaaaaatagctgcaaatatcctctaataattggaaaatggcataaatgcaatattataatgaaaaatttGCAAGTTGTCAAGACAAAACGGAATGGTAAAAAATTGATAGTATAtgtattattcaactttaatagactggtactagCTCTTCTTAactagataatcaagtggtttataaggctgagattgacaaattcaagaagattggtatcacattcattatccaaaagaacactgcaatatcttccctgatgtataattttgtcagtggtaggctaatattcatatgcctgcaagcaagaccatTTAGTACAAGAGTTATttagttttgtgcaccaattaaagcaaacgcAGAAGCATTCAGATttgtaagttggagaagagtcccagtcacattctctcaattaaaaatcatccccacaataccctctcattatagtgctaccttaatgatactTCATACAAGCATATGACTAATTACTATatgccagcagctttaactacgaaagcagacatgttgttggtattgttctccctgctcaggagacagttactctactccagctaccctcagcactggtcttaagttgctcatccaattatttcagggatccccagggTAAAGATCccgcctaccttgttaggtaggtaggtgtctgcctgtgtgtgtgtgggtggggtgggggggggtgagtggggatgggagctgcatgccctgagtttacataaactggtgaaagaatacaaagtcCATTtatatctgcccttcaattacacaactgtcccTTAGGACCAATCCAGGGGGCATTAAAGAGACAAAGGGATAGTTGATTCcttgagtgacagcaacaaagggaacctgattgcttttaaagctaggcatctttcagctgagtagcaagaagtcaggcgcctgtagcagctgtacactaacatcttactggaggacAGTTCTGGGGAAAACTCTATCTGAAGATTGTGCATTAGCAGTTCAAGCTTTGGAGCTtgtggaagttttcttccaacactagtactggtctCCCAAGCCCTATGGTCAGGAGTGtagagataaggctgctcacactttcatccaggttctgttttccacaataaagaaattgaggggagaggggttaaaggagagctgacatcaggaatttaagaagaaaatgtactgtggtagcaattgtacagtactgctccatgtaattgaactactggaagttatgatatctataagagctcccaataaaatatttttaaaaatatattgcacaatttacatgaatttttcagcctgacattgatcaaccatacaatcatgtacactgatgaatgtaaaatttggggaaagtatcagtagttggaaaatgtgatgtTAGTAATAGAGATGACGCgcaagtttactgataaaattttgagactactgatgaattcatagcaaattccttattaaacaccagaaatggaaactacacatatggatctttcggaatggaacaaatgaaaatcaaatcaaccacatctaaagaaaaaaatggtggAGACGCTTTattagtcaaaacacgcccatgggttaactatggaacagatcataaattgctcaaatccaagtagaagctatccaaagtagctagagcacaaagcttag
The Tenrec ecaudatus isolate mTenEca1 chromosome 3, mTenEca1.hap1, whole genome shotgun sequence DNA segment above includes these coding regions:
- the LOC142442566 gene encoding uncharacterized protein LOC142442566; this translates as MTKTQEPLTFNDVAVKFTREEWQLLNPAQKTLYKDVMLENYHNLVSIGIQEDDDHLLEHLQCERCMDRIEQCYKFNTYSQHKNNFPPKEAYEMFELHEKIVKSDLIILELNQNRSNKIQKSVVLSEDEKTFLHIEQEQFCTERKFAECEPPRLMKSQCIQHQEFDELEKPHAGGKCGTTSIEDSECSQRGQKLKKVFKLNEHYQKSHKGQKLYKCLQCGKTFHSVSYLKGHQESHVAGMSYVCSEYGKGFTRKSDLTAHQQTYTGEKPHVCCECGKGFNQKSSLTFHRRTHTGEKPHICGECGKAFIRKCMLTVHQQTHTGEKSHVCGQCGKAFLRKDGLTGHQRIHTGEKPHVCGECGKGFIQKASLTVHQRNHTGVKPHVCGECGKAFIRKTFLTVHQQTHTGEKPHVCGECGKAFIRKSKLTEHQRAHTGEKSFVCGQCGKTFLRKDGLTLHQRTHTGEKPHVCGECGKGFIQKTALTVHQRSHTGEKPHVCGECGKAFTLKCTLTVHQRTHTGEKPHVCGECGKAFIRKGKLTEHQRAHTGEKPHVCGECGKGFIQRPSLTVHQRTHTGQKPHKCSECGKSFIRKGNLKTHIKIHRRKTLCM